One part of the Bacteroidia bacterium genome encodes these proteins:
- a CDS encoding sugar phosphate isomerase/epimerase has product MKTIKGPAVFLAQFMGDEAPFNNFKSICEWAAGLGYKGVQVPSWDGRAIDLKLAAESMTYVDEIKGIAADAGVEITELSTHLQGQLVAVHPAYDVMFDGFAPEEVRNNPSARQAWAVDQMKLAARASKNLGLNAHATFSGALAWPYVYPWPQRPAGLIEAAFEELAKRWKPILNAFDEVGVDVCYEIHPGEDLHDGLTFERFLEATGNHPRCNMLYDPSHFMLQQLDYLQHIDIYHEFLKMFHVKDAEFNPTGRAGVYGGYAGWTERPGRFRSLGDGMIDFGAIFSKLSQYGYDGWAVMEWECCIKSSEQGAQEGAPFIAEHIINVTEKAFDDFADGGTDEAANRKILGL; this is encoded by the coding sequence ATGAAAACGATAAAAGGACCCGCCGTTTTTCTGGCGCAGTTTATGGGAGATGAAGCTCCCTTCAATAATTTCAAAAGCATTTGCGAATGGGCCGCTGGTCTCGGTTATAAAGGAGTTCAGGTTCCTAGCTGGGATGGAAGGGCGATAGATTTGAAACTCGCTGCAGAAAGTATGACCTATGTAGATGAGATCAAAGGTATAGCAGCTGATGCAGGTGTTGAAATCACTGAATTATCAACCCACCTCCAGGGACAATTGGTAGCTGTTCATCCTGCCTATGATGTGATGTTTGATGGTTTTGCTCCGGAAGAGGTTCGAAATAATCCCAGCGCTCGTCAGGCCTGGGCGGTGGATCAGATGAAATTGGCTGCCAGAGCCAGTAAAAATCTGGGACTCAATGCACATGCTACATTCTCAGGAGCCTTGGCATGGCCTTATGTTTATCCCTGGCCTCAAAGACCAGCCGGACTGATCGAAGCTGCTTTTGAAGAACTGGCCAAAAGATGGAAACCCATCCTGAATGCTTTTGATGAAGTCGGAGTAGACGTTTGCTATGAGATCCACCCGGGAGAGGACCTTCACGATGGTCTCACGTTTGAGCGCTTTCTGGAAGCGACCGGAAATCATCCTCGCTGTAATATGCTCTATGATCCGAGCCACTTTATGCTCCAGCAATTAGACTACCTACAGCATATCGACATTTACCATGAATTCCTGAAAATGTTCCACGTTAAGGATGCGGAATTCAATCCTACGGGAAGAGCAGGTGTGTATGGAGGATATGCGGGATGGACCGAAAGACCGGGAAGATTCCGTTCCCTGGGAGATGGCATGATCGATTTTGGCGCCATCTTTAGTAAACTTAGCCAATACGGATACGACGGTTGGGCAGTGATGGAATGGGAATGCTGCATCAAGAGTTCCGAGCAAGGCGCTCAGGAAGGTGCACCATTCATTGCCGAACACATCATAAACGTTACAGAAAAAGCCTTTGATGACTTTGCAGATGGCGGAACAGATGAAGCTGCCAACCGCAAAATTTTGGGCTTGTAA
- the prmC gene encoding peptide chain release factor N(5)-glutamine methyltransferase gives MEELDFPAKYSLTKQKVHFLLDKHFGEEAYMLARLLLETWDEKFISQPDFELEQVEIEALRSRVKRLLKDEPIQYILGKAHFYGRDFLVNPSVLIPRRETEELLVWVRDSIKKAGMAEPNILDIGTGSGCLPISLELELKELGIKSEVSGMDISHTALEVARENAALFNSVVNFKESDILNMEAGALGEWDIILSNPPYVPEAEKEIMAKRVKDHEPGLALFVPDKDPLRFYKKITQLASSQLSPAGLLFFEIHEDYGKEMIELLERYGFTEIMLKKDMQGKDRMIRASQSRAKQ, from the coding sequence ATGGAAGAACTGGATTTCCCGGCAAAATATAGCCTCACTAAACAGAAAGTGCATTTTCTCCTCGATAAACACTTTGGAGAAGAAGCCTATATGTTAGCCAGACTTTTACTGGAAACATGGGATGAAAAATTTATTTCTCAGCCGGATTTTGAACTGGAGCAGGTGGAAATTGAGGCCCTCAGAAGTAGGGTAAAGCGTTTGCTCAAGGATGAACCCATTCAGTATATTCTGGGGAAAGCTCATTTCTATGGCAGAGACTTTTTGGTAAATCCTTCAGTCCTCATCCCACGCAGAGAAACAGAAGAGCTATTGGTTTGGGTAAGAGACAGTATAAAAAAGGCAGGAATGGCCGAACCAAACATTCTGGATATAGGCACAGGTAGTGGCTGTCTTCCGATCAGTTTGGAGTTGGAACTAAAAGAACTGGGTATCAAAAGTGAGGTATCGGGCATGGATATTTCACATACAGCATTAGAAGTTGCGAGAGAAAATGCAGCCCTCTTTAATAGTGTTGTGAATTTTAAGGAAAGCGATATACTCAATATGGAAGCGGGGGCTTTGGGTGAATGGGACATTATCCTAAGTAATCCTCCCTATGTACCAGAAGCAGAAAAAGAGATTATGGCAAAAAGAGTTAAAGACCATGAGCCAGGCCTGGCCTTGTTTGTTCCTGATAAAGATCCCCTCCGCTTTTATAAAAAGATCACTCAATTGGCTAGCTCCCAGCTTTCCCCAGCGGGCCTGCTCTTTTTTGAAATCCATGAGGATTATGGAAAAGAAATGATTGAACTACTGGAAAGATATGGCTTTACAGAGATTATGCTCAAAAAAGATATGCAAGGGAAAGATCGGATGATACGAGCAAGTCAATCCAGGGCAAAACAATAA
- a CDS encoding Gfo/Idh/MocA family oxidoreductase — translation MSRKMRMGMVGGGRGAFIGAVHRMAAALDGEIELVCGAFSSNPEKSKASGKDFYLPDNRCYGSFEEMIMKEKELPEGERMDFISIVTPNHMHFPPAKMALENGFHVICDKPLAFSLAEAKELQALVESTGLSFALTHNYTGYPMVKQARHLVKSGKLGKIRKVVVEYPQGWLSTFLEGSDQKQAAWRTDPKRSGIAGSMGDIGTHAENLAEFITGLKITEMCADLTAFVEGRLLDDDGNVLLRFDNGAKGVLHVSQISQGEENSINIRVYGEDAGIEWHQMEPNTLILKTQERKEIIRTGVGDLSESAQAHTRVPAGHPEGYLEAFANIYRNFARTVRARVEGREPSAIDLDFPSVEDGVRGMAFIENVVASSKSDQKWHKFVV, via the coding sequence ATGAGCAGAAAAATGCGAATGGGCATGGTTGGTGGTGGTAGAGGAGCCTTTATTGGCGCCGTACACCGCATGGCAGCAGCCCTCGACGGAGAAATCGAACTTGTATGTGGAGCCTTCAGCAGTAATCCCGAAAAATCTAAAGCTTCGGGCAAAGATTTCTACCTTCCTGACAATCGTTGTTATGGATCATTTGAAGAAATGATCATGAAGGAAAAGGAATTGCCGGAAGGAGAACGCATGGACTTCATCTCCATCGTTACCCCCAACCATATGCATTTCCCCCCTGCAAAAATGGCCCTGGAAAATGGCTTTCATGTCATTTGTGACAAACCTCTTGCTTTCTCTCTGGCTGAAGCCAAAGAGCTGCAGGCTTTGGTAGAAAGTACCGGTCTTAGTTTTGCCCTCACCCATAACTATACAGGCTATCCTATGGTCAAACAGGCCCGCCATCTGGTCAAGAGTGGTAAGCTGGGCAAGATCAGAAAAGTAGTGGTAGAATATCCACAGGGATGGCTATCCACCTTCCTGGAAGGCAGCGATCAAAAACAAGCCGCCTGGAGAACAGATCCCAAGCGTTCGGGCATAGCTGGATCGATGGGAGATATTGGTACACATGCTGAGAATCTTGCCGAATTTATCACCGGCCTAAAGATCACAGAAATGTGTGCGGATCTTACAGCCTTTGTAGAAGGTCGTTTACTAGATGATGATGGTAATGTCCTGCTTAGATTTGATAATGGAGCCAAGGGGGTACTTCATGTCTCGCAAATTTCTCAAGGGGAAGAAAACAGCATTAATATTCGGGTATATGGCGAAGATGCAGGGATCGAATGGCACCAAATGGAGCCCAATACCCTGATCCTTAAAACCCAGGAACGTAAAGAAATCATCCGCACAGGAGTCGGGGATTTATCTGAATCTGCTCAGGCGCATACCCGTGTACCGGCAGGACATCCGGAAGGCTATCTTGAAGCCTTCGCCAATATTTACCGCAACTTTGCCCGAACTGTTCGCGCTCGTGTAGAAGGAAGAGAGCCGAGCGCAATTGACCTGGATTTCCCCAGTGTAGAAGATGGAGTAAGAGGAATGGCATTCATTGAAAATGTCGTGGCTTCGAGTAAGTCAGATCAGAAGTGGCACAAGTTCGTTGTTTAA
- a CDS encoding MFS transporter, translating into MKNEQRLFYGSCFALITTAFSFSIRAGILPQLGAELSISNEQLGFINSMWFLGFPISMIIGGLIYHKVGGKVIMQFAFVAHALGILLTIFAGSYSMLLVSTLLIGLGNGCTEAACNPMIADSYTGVKMSKMMNRFHMWFPGGIVIGSLISQLMGPNGMDLPWQTQIWVIMIPTIIYAYLFFGQDWPSARSEEAASTAGNFQAMLTPLFLFMLACMALTAISEFGPQQWVELTLAESGAEPMIILALVTGLMAVARYFGGEAVHRFNTTGVLLGSAILATIGVFLFSTQTGPMAYVAAVIYALGIAYFWPNMIGFIAEYIPKSGALGMSIVGAMGMFSSAIFQPIIGGWIDTNRAMGEAKGLEEGALELFTGQETLATMIMFPGILIVLFGILYFWMKNKTPETAAESVAA; encoded by the coding sequence ATGAAAAACGAACAAAGACTCTTTTATGGGAGTTGCTTTGCCCTGATTACTACCGCATTTTCCTTTAGTATACGGGCGGGTATTCTTCCACAATTAGGAGCCGAGCTCAGTATAAGTAATGAGCAACTGGGATTCATTAATTCCATGTGGTTTCTAGGCTTTCCGATCTCCATGATCATCGGAGGGTTAATTTATCACAAGGTAGGTGGAAAGGTCATTATGCAATTTGCCTTTGTTGCTCATGCCCTGGGTATTCTTCTAACCATTTTTGCTGGTAGCTATTCTATGTTGCTAGTTTCTACCCTTCTGATAGGATTAGGAAATGGATGTACAGAAGCCGCATGTAACCCTATGATAGCCGATAGTTATACCGGGGTAAAAATGAGTAAAATGATGAACCGCTTTCATATGTGGTTCCCAGGAGGTATCGTTATTGGTAGTTTGATCTCTCAGCTGATGGGGCCCAACGGAATGGATCTTCCCTGGCAAACTCAGATCTGGGTTATCATGATACCTACTATTATTTATGCATACCTATTCTTTGGACAAGATTGGCCTTCAGCAAGATCAGAAGAAGCGGCATCAACTGCTGGAAACTTCCAGGCTATGTTGACTCCTTTATTCCTCTTCATGCTTGCATGTATGGCATTGACTGCTATTTCAGAATTCGGTCCTCAACAGTGGGTTGAGCTTACCCTTGCAGAAAGTGGTGCAGAACCTATGATCATCCTGGCCCTTGTTACCGGACTTATGGCAGTAGCTCGCTACTTTGGTGGAGAAGCTGTTCATCGATTCAATACAACAGGAGTACTCTTGGGATCAGCGATCCTTGCGACTATCGGTGTATTCCTCTTTAGTACGCAAACCGGACCTATGGCTTATGTTGCAGCTGTAATCTACGCTTTGGGTATTGCTTACTTCTGGCCAAATATGATTGGATTTATAGCAGAATATATCCCAAAATCAGGTGCACTCGGTATGTCTATCGTAGGAGCTATGGGTATGTTCTCATCAGCTATCTTCCAGCCGATCATCGGTGGATGGATTGATACCAATCGCGCCATGGGTGAAGCAAAAGGATTGGAAGAAGGAGCATTAGAGCTCTTTACCGGACAAGAAACATTGGCTACTATGATCATGTTCCCTGGAATCCTGATTGTCTTATTCGGTATCCTTTATTTCTGGATGAAAAATAAAACTCCTGAAACTGCAGCAGAATCAGTTGCTGCCTAG